The following proteins are co-located in the Canis lupus dingo isolate Sandy chromosome 31, ASM325472v2, whole genome shotgun sequence genome:
- the LOC112661738 gene encoding uncharacterized protein LOC112661738 isoform X1 — protein sequence MRMKRRMPCTKGRKKQNISCPSNNKKNDKQVQKEVIRATLGHQQNLDKMKNTKNPTIIVCYYRTNKKIHQNQLESEQETPESSDDPSSGLSVAEARDLGLST from the exons ATGAGAATGAAACGCCGAATGCCATGcaccaaaggaaggaaaaagcagaacATTTCTTGTCcctccaacaacaaaaaaaatgacaag caGGTGCAAAAGGAAGTCATAAGAGCAACATTAGGCCATCAACAGAATTTGGATAAAATGAAGAACACGAAAAATCCAACAATAATAGTCTGTTACTAcagaacaaacaagaaaatacatCAGAATCAGCTGGAGTCTGAacaagagaccccagagagctctgaTGATCCAAGCAGTGGCCTGTCAGTGGCAGAGGCCAGAGATCTGGGCCTATCTACATGA
- the LOC112661738 gene encoding sperm protein associated with the nucleus on the X chromosome N3-like isoform X2, which produces MRMKRRMPCTKGRKKQNISCPSNNKKNDKVQKEVIRATLGHQQNLDKMKNTKNPTIIVCYYRTNKKIHQNQLESEQETPESSDDPSSGLSVAEARDLGLST; this is translated from the exons ATGAGAATGAAACGCCGAATGCCATGcaccaaaggaaggaaaaagcagaacATTTCTTGTCcctccaacaacaaaaaaaatgacaag GTGCAAAAGGAAGTCATAAGAGCAACATTAGGCCATCAACAGAATTTGGATAAAATGAAGAACACGAAAAATCCAACAATAATAGTCTGTTACTAcagaacaaacaagaaaatacatCAGAATCAGCTGGAGTCTGAacaagagaccccagagagctctgaTGATCCAAGCAGTGGCCTGTCAGTGGCAGAGGCCAGAGATCTGGGCCTATCTACATGA